The genomic interval GCGCAATCTGGCAAGTATGGTGAACGGGAACCACGCCGCCGTCCGGCGGCACCACCCGACACCGCTGAACCGAAGAGAGGTGCGGCCCCCATGCTGCGCAACGCCCTGGAGCCCTGGCACATCCTCGTGGTCGTACTCGTCCTGGTCGTCCTGTTCGGGTCCAAGAAGCTGCCGGACACCGCCCGGTCGCTGGGCAAGTCGATGCGCATCCTCAAGAGCGAGGCCAAGGCGCTGAAGGCGGACGACGCCGCGGCGCCGGCGGCGGAGGCCCCCACCACGGCGCCGGCCTCCGCCGCGACCCCCGCCGACAGCCCGCGGTGACCTGGGCGTCACCTGGACGTCCCCCGCGGTACACCCACCCCTGGTGAGCTTCGTGCGGCCGGGCATCCCGCCCGGGCTCTGAGGAGGAAACACCATGGGTTCTCGTCCGTACCGGCGCCGTCTCGCCTGGGGTGCCGCCGCGCTGCTCGCCGCCGGGGTCGCGGTACCGGCCGCGTACGCCGCGTCGGACTCGGGCGACGCGTCCGGGCAGGGGACGCCCGCCGCGCTGAGCGCGGGCCACGGCGCCAAGAAGGCCAAGAACGTCATCCTGCTCATCGGCGACGGCATGGGCGACTCGGAGATCACCCTGGCCCGTGACTACACCGTGGGCGCGGCGGGCCGCCTGAACATGGACAAGTTCCCGCTCACCGGCTCGTACACCACGTACTCCGTCGACAAGAACGGCAAGCCGGACTACGTCACCGACTCCGCGGCCAGCGGCACCGGCTGGGCGACCGGGCAGAAGACCGTCAACGGCCGGATATCCAAGACGCCCGGCACCGACAAGCCGATGACGACGATCCTGGAGCTGGCCCAGCGCAACGGCCTGGCGACCGGCAGCGTCACCACCGCCGAGCTCACCGACGCCACCCCGGCCGTGCTCGCCTCGCACGCCACCGACCGCAGCTGCGCGGGCCCGGCCGACATGAAGGCGTGCCCGGCCGACACGGTCGCCAAGGGCGGCCCTGGCTCCATCGCCGAGCAGAGCGTGAACCACAAGGTGGACGTGCTGCTGGGCGGCGGCAAGGCCCGCTTCGACCAGAAGATCACCGAGGGCCGCTTCAAGGGCGGCACCGTCACCCAGCAGGCCGAGAAGCTCGGCTACCAGGTGGTCACCGACGACAAGGGCCTGAAGAAGGCCCGGCCCGGCAAGCCCGTCCTCGGCCTCTTCGCCGACGGCAACGTGCCCGTCGAGTGGACCGGCAAGGCCGCCGCGCAGGGCGGCACCGAGCCGCAGCGCTGCGTGACGAGCAACCCGGAGCGCAAGGCCGGCACGCCGGCCCTGGACGACCAGACCCGCAAGGCGCTCCAGCTGCTGGAGGCCAAGCAGAAGGGCTCCAAGAAGGGCTTCTTCCTCCAGGTCGAGGGCGCCTCGATCGACAAGCGGGACCACGCCGCCGACCCCTGCGGCCAGATCGGCGAGACCGCGGCCCTGGACCGGGCGGTGAAGGTGGCCCGCGCGTACGCCGCCGCCCACCCCGACACGCTCGTGATCACCACCGCCGACCACGCCCACACCAGCCAGATCGTCCCGCTGGAGGCGACCCCGCCCGGCCTGTCCTCCACCCTCGTGACGAACGAGGGCGGGCGGCTGAAGGTGAACTACTCCACCAACACCCCGGGCAAGGCCCAGGAGCACACCGGCACCCAGGTGCGCATCGCGGCGCAGGGCCCGCAGGCGGAGCGCGTCCTCGGCGTCACCGACCAGACGCAGCTCTTCACCACGATCCGCTCGGCGCTCACCCTGCGCTGAGTCCGGGCCGGGGAGCACCCCGGACCACGGCCCGAGGGGGGCCGG from Streptomyces albireticuli carries:
- the tatA gene encoding Sec-independent protein translocase subunit TatA; this translates as MLRNALEPWHILVVVLVLVVLFGSKKLPDTARSLGKSMRILKSEAKALKADDAAAPAAEAPTTAPASAATPADSPR
- a CDS encoding alkaline phosphatase is translated as MGSRPYRRRLAWGAAALLAAGVAVPAAYAASDSGDASGQGTPAALSAGHGAKKAKNVILLIGDGMGDSEITLARDYTVGAAGRLNMDKFPLTGSYTTYSVDKNGKPDYVTDSAASGTGWATGQKTVNGRISKTPGTDKPMTTILELAQRNGLATGSVTTAELTDATPAVLASHATDRSCAGPADMKACPADTVAKGGPGSIAEQSVNHKVDVLLGGGKARFDQKITEGRFKGGTVTQQAEKLGYQVVTDDKGLKKARPGKPVLGLFADGNVPVEWTGKAAAQGGTEPQRCVTSNPERKAGTPALDDQTRKALQLLEAKQKGSKKGFFLQVEGASIDKRDHAADPCGQIGETAALDRAVKVARAYAAAHPDTLVITTADHAHTSQIVPLEATPPGLSSTLVTNEGGRLKVNYSTNTPGKAQEHTGTQVRIAAQGPQAERVLGVTDQTQLFTTIRSALTLR